The Macrobrachium rosenbergii isolate ZJJX-2024 chromosome 14, ASM4041242v1, whole genome shotgun sequence sequence tatattttcatatacagtagatactgtacaatatatatgcaattgCAAAACAAGTTATTGCATCAAGAGATTATAAAAATGAGCTACAAAATTCAACAATCTCTAACACAGCACTTTGTACAACAACACCTATCAATTTTATATCTCCAACCTTCATATTTACTttactctcttccttttcttatatttttcttcatctggttcaaatacaaaaaatatagggAGATGGCACTCAACACATGTATATTTCAGGGTAAAGTCATTTACTTTCATGATGAATCTTGAGGGACATATAGCAAAATAACACTCAGGACATTCCTCTGGACAGCTAAAATGTTTTCCTGTGATTGATATTTTCAGATACCTTTTGTCCTTAGGAAAATCCCAGTCTCTAACAGCTAAACAGGGCCCACCTCTCTTTCTTGTAACCCTAACAAATTCAGCTTTAtctctttcaaaatcttttacagtttcatttttcttacaaatCAATTCCAATGAACGACTGTCTTGGAAACTCAGCAAATCtgcttttcttctattttctattGCAGAATCTGTGGGATGTGTATTAGCGTTacttactgaataaatttttcttGACATCTTCTGTGACAAGATGTACTGATCACATTCATGTAAAGCTGAATTCCAAGGACAGCATTTTCTCAAGATTGCAAGTTTTCCAACATAATCTTGTAATTCACTGTACAAATCATTGTCGCATACAGGGATGTTTCTATCATACTTACAAAAGTTTTTGATTATTAAATCCTTCTTCAGGTGATAAAGTATATACTCAATAACATCACTGCACCAAACTGTAAAATCATGTTTTCCTTGCTGTTTGTTTCCTCtacaaaatgaatttctataaaaacatgttttcatcATACTACAACCAGCTACTTCTAAGTCACAGTTCTTGCATTTAAGATGACCAAATAAAAGATGCATACTCAACATTTTTTCAACACTGACGACTGAAGCACAAACGTGACACACAACATCTATATATTTGTTAGCATTTCTTATACATTCATAAGTAACTAATACTTCATCTGTATCAAAACCAGTGATGCTACTGACCTCTTGTTCATACGAGACTTCTTCATTTTCAATCACGTCCTTTGTACTGGCCTTTAACTGCAGGATATTATTATCTACATGTGGTTTCATtattgaaatattcttttcacTATTACTTGAGCAAGCATTACTTAAAGAAAGGGATACACAGTCTGATTCAGATGGTGTCTCTCctgattttaaagatttattttcctttacatctTGCCCATCTCTCCTGTCAACAGGATGGGTGGACAGTGTAGTTCTCCATTGCTGAAATTTTCCAGCAATATCTAAGGATACTAACTCTGTACTTTCTTTACTAGCTTGTGTAATCTGCTGGGTAGGTTTTAGTAACAAAGGGACACATTTCAAATGATTTTGTGGGTCCTGAGAAGGCATACTGCAAGAGAACTTATTCTTGGGTAAAGCTGCCTGTACATTATTTTGTTCTGGAATATTCTGGAACATTAGACTATTATCTGAAGAAGCAACACCAGGTAAAATTACCTGTGGATTACTTGGAGATAAGCCATCATGAAATAGTAAACCGCAAGGCTTATTCTTGGGCAAAGGTGCCTGCATGTTACTTTCTTTTGTAATAGTCCGAGGTACTTTCATACTGCAAGTAAACTTATACCTGGGTGAAGAAGCCAGTGTATTATTTTGTAGTAGAACATTCTGGGATGCTGTACTGTTTTCAGAAAAAGCCACATCAGGTAAACTTACATGTGTAGTACTTTGAACTAGACCATCATGCAATGACACACTACGAGGCTTATTCTTAGGTAAAGGTACCTGCTTGGCACTTTCTTCTACACTAGCCTGAGGTACCTTCATCTTGCAAGAAAATTTTAATGTAGATGAAGCTGCCTTTGTGTTATTTTGTTCTAGCGCTTTACTAGCTTGTGTAATCTGCCGGGTAGTTTTTCCAATCACCAGGACATATTTTGGCTGATTTTGTGGGTCCTGAGAAGGCATACtgcaagaaaaattattgtttggTAAAGCTGCCAGTATATTACTTTGCACTAGAACATTCTGGAATGTTGTACTATTATCAAAAAAACCACACCAGGTATAATTATACGTGTATTACTTTGAACTAGATCATCATGCATTGGAAAACTACAAGGCTTATTCTTGGTTAAAGGTGCCTTCATGTCATTTTCTGCTGCACTAGTCTGAGGTACCATCATTTTGCAAGAGAATTTATCTCTACGTGGAGCTGCCTGTGTACTAACTTGTTCAAGCTTTTTACTACCTTGTGTAATCTGCTGGCCACAGTTCAATTGGTTTTGCACAGTGcaagaagaaatattatttgGTACAGCTACCAGTATATTATTTTGTACTGGAACATTCTGGGACATAGTACTATTGTCAGAAAAAGCCACACTAGGTAAAATTACCTGTGTATTACTTTGAACTAGACCATTCTGCAATGGTGAACAACATGGCTTATTTTTGGTTATAACTGCCTGCATTTGACTTTCTTTTGTAATAGTCTGACGTACTGTCATACTGCAAAATACCTTATTCTTGGGTAACGCTGCCTGTGTATTACTTTGTTCTTCAACAGACTGAGCTGCTGGTGTATTGCATGAAAACCTTTCCATAGGTAAGGCTACCTGTGAATTATTTTGCAACATAGTAGTCTGGGATGTTTGACTGTTGTTAGAACATCTCAGACCAGGTAAAATTAACTGTGTATCACTATGAATTACACCATCATGTAACGCTTTTGAACTGGAGGTCAATTTCACAACACAAATCTGCTTCCAGTTTACTCGGCAATGAACCAGAACATGTTGACACGCCATATCCTCACCCTGCCAATTCCACCATCACTCTTATCTTTCCACTGTTTCTTACTGGAATTATTGAATGATGTAGCAAAATTGCTTGATTTTCCTCAATGTTCTGAATTACAGGCACTAGTTCAGTTCCACGGCTTACAGACACCATTCCACTCTCACTTATAAGTTTTCTCAGTTTAGCTACACTGTCAGGGGGCAATGAAGAAATGTTTGACTTATTTGGTCTGTCCATAATGTTGCGAAGAAAAGGTCACACTTGGCATCTGTTGCAAATTACTTGTGGTACGAACACTTGCAGAAGTCCCAGCATCACTGATAATATTCTGTTTTTTAGCTTTCAACTTCCATATTTGTTCAACTGATTTTATTGCGGACTCAATTTGCTCCATTATTTTCTATCAAGCTAACACGGGACATCATACTTTTTGCTGCAGCTACTCTGTATTAAAGCATCACTTCCAATAAACATAGCATAGACAAATACCATTTCGTTGTACATCTGATCTTGTAATTAGTTCTTTCAAGAGAAGCCTGATGGTGACAaacttctaatttttttatccaaTCAATCTCACAAAGGATTCAATCCATACAATCATCAAATGTAACATTTACGGGAAACACTCCACGTGAGCTCCAATTCTTGAAGTTGGTTTTGGGTTCAAAACACCAGTCAAGGTCTGTGGAACAATCAAGCTGATTGCCAGTAATATTAGCTACTTTCATGTCTATGCAACATGGATTTGTTTTATAACTAAAAATGTAATCAAGACATTACCAATAATTGCACGTGGCTCCTGATCCACATCACAAGGCAAGAAGTATGGGTGAGTCACATTTCACCAAGGTTGAATATGCAAGCTGCGTATTAGTGCCAGTTCTTTTTGAGGAGAATGTCTGGTCACTTGACAGGGGGCAGGCTTCCATCCTTTCTTGGGCTGTACATTGCACCCTACAGAAAATAGTTTCActtagtttctatttttttttaaacaaaaacaagatatACAGCAATGATATACATAATGGAATCAATTCATTCATACAATCTAGTATCAATACAGGCACATCATGCTCTTTGAACATTTCAAATTGGAATAATAAACCTACTTCAAATAACTATTTCACTCATCTTTGTAACATAGTTTATACAAGTATCATTGCTGttgttgctactactactaccaccagtACTTGTTTCTATTGTCTTACTAAGCTATTACTATTACAGAATAACTAGAATGTAGCAGCATTACTACTCAAAATAATTAGCCAGTATTGGGAAAAAAGACATAAACTCTACCTTATATATTTTAAGGCAAATGTTGCGataacaaagaaagatgaaacAACACAAATACGTAAAATTAACAGGTTATGGGCTCAGAATATAAGGGGGCTGGATTAACTACTTGAGGTTTCTATGTAGGTACGTAGAGCAGCTCTGAAACagaatttctcatttatattacatttcatcCTTGAATAAGCTTTATGCACTGACCAACAAGTATAAGATACAAAGAGCATAAGACCTGTATAAACTAATGGCtgagttctttctctctcgtttgacAGAAACAAGATCCCCTTCTCTGATTTCTACTTGGGCATGGCAGTCTTGTGGGCTTCTTCTGTAATGGCGGGTAAAAATACAAGTGGGGATAAGTGGATGTCCACTAGCTCAAAGGGGAGAGAACAAAAAAGAACATAGATGAAATGTGATAATGAGCTTTTAGTGTATGGTACCATTGTTCTTTTATgcaatatttgaaagattcaacttcATCCATCATTTCTGTCTAATacttcatccctttgtgcatactctgtcctgATTATGTAAGTCTTCTATTTATTTGGAGTCCCTTCTCTATcaatatatgatgcattctatttaGCAAGAATTACATATTTTGTGGGGCTCTGCTGATTAAGACAGCATATTCTAAGTCAGTCCAATTTTTATAATTACTCCAGCCTAAACCCTTTCTATCTGCAaccactttttttataataaaatctgggaagggcaaatagcaaaggtgaaataaattTCCTCGTTGCATCCCACAATTTACTGTAAATTTGCTTGAAAAGACCTCATCAACAACTCTGCATTCATTTCATTCATGGATAATTTCCATtagctttatatatttcatcGGAATGATATAGTGGCTAGTAAGTACGTATACGAGACAATTTAGTTTCAGCTTCAAATATCTCTGCAagtgattccatcataacctAGTAATTTCAATCtccttaaatttcttttattatttactcctTTTCAAGAACTGAAATCATTCACAAAAGCATTCAAGCGTTCAGCAGttcttatacatacagtatatcaatcAAAGTATCCCCCCCTCATCCCTTCttcataacaataaattttgtgcCTTGcactgtctttcttcttctgatgttattattgacccatccctccttttgacaatttgtttttctttcttctcttcaccACTGAATCTTAATAATTTTGTGAGCTGCACTAACACCATTGCCAAAGGTAAGTGTGTTGCAGGAACCTCTGAATGGAGTGGTATGAAGATAACTGTGGAAAAAGTGAGGTTATGTTGACTAACAAGCAGGGAAGGGATAGGCTATTTATAGAGGCTAGAAGAGGCCTAggtttaaaacagaattttatgtatttaggATACACTTTAAGCCACAAAGGAGGCTGAAAGCAGGACATGAGCACCTTGGGGAAATGGATGGAGGTggcaaggtgtgtgtgtgtgagataaatGAATgccaaaaaaactgaaaagatctACTGTACTGCAATCGGACCAGTGATGACATATAGTTTGGAAACATTACTCCAAATTGAAGCTACCACGGACCTGATGCTGGAAAACCAATCAACTTTGGTGAGGTCATGGTTGGGTTGGCTAAGTCAAAGCAGATACATCATGGCAGCCAATAACTTCAAACAGAAGCTCTAATACCTGTCACATTAACTGAATATATGTTATTCTCAATATATGTAGACCTCATCTCCTGGCATGGAAAGAAGCTGTCACATGCAACCTATCCTTCCAACTTGGAAACCATTAcaatcaaatgtattattagAATATGCCAGACAAACTTCATAAAAGGTCCACACTTACTTGTCCAGCCTTTACAAATGACATAGGCATCCTCCAGACCTGAACATACAAGGTCCATGTTCATTATTTCAGCATTTACAAATGACAGGTATCTTCCAAAAGCAAAAATACTAGATCCATGTTTATTTTTCCCGCCTTGACAATTTACACAGGTATCCCCCAAAACTAAACATACAAGGCCGAAGTTTATTTGTCCAGCCTATACAAATGACACAGGTATCCTCCAAAACCAAATGTAGAAGGTCCATGTTTATTTGTCTTGCCTTTACAGATGACACAGGTATCCTCCAAACCCAACCATAAAACGTCCATGTTTGTTTTCCCATTACAAATAATACAGGTATCCTCCAAAACCAAACATAGTAGATCCATGTTTATTTGTCATTGCCTTTACAAACACAGATATCCTCCAACACCAAACATAAAACAtccatgtttatttgttttcccatTACAAATAATACAGATATCCTCCAAAACCAAACATATAGATCCATGTTTATTTGTCATTGCCTTTACAAATGACACAGATATCCTCCAAAACCAAACGTACAATGCCCATTTCTATTTGTCTAGCCTTTACAAATAATACAGGTATCCTCCAAAACCAAACACAGAAGGCCAATATTTATTTGTCCAGCGTTTACAAATGACACAGGTATCCTCCAAAGCCAACCACAAAATGTCCATGTCTATTTGTCTAGCCTTTACAACTAACACAGTTATCCTTCAAAACCACACAGAAGGTCCATATTTATTCGTCCAGCATTTACAAATGACACAGGTATCCTCCAAAACCAAACTTAGAAGAACCATGTTTATTTGCCGCAACTTTACAAATATGACAGATATCCTCCAAAACCAAACATAGAAGGTCTATGTTTATTTTTCCAGCCTTTACAAATGACAAAAGTATCATCAAAAACCAAACACGGAAGATCCATATTTATTTGCCTTGCCTTTACACATGACACAGGTATCCTCCAAAACCAAACATAGAaggtctttgtttatttt is a genomic window containing:
- the LOC136845985 gene encoding uncharacterized protein, whose amino-acid sequence is MPSQDPQNQPKYVLVIGKTTRQITQASKALEQNNTKAASSTLKFSCKMKVPQASVEESAKQVPLPKNKPRSVSLHDGLVQSTTHVSLPDVAFSENSTASQNVLLQNNTLASSPRYKFTCSMKVPRTITKESNMQAPLPKNKPCGLLFHDGLSPSNPQVILPGVASSDNSLMFQNIPEQNNVQAALPKNKFSCSMPSQDPQNHLKCVPLLLKPTQQITQASKESTELVSLDIAGKFQQWRTTLSTHPVDRRDGQDVKENKSLKSGETPSESDCVSLSLSNACSSNSEKNISIMKPHVDNNILQLKASTKDVIENEEVSYEQEVSSITGFDTDEVLVTYECIRNANKYIDVVCHVCASVVSVEKMLSMHLLFGHLKCKNCDLEVAGCSMMKTCFYRNSFCRGNKQQGKHDFTVWCSDVIEYILYHLKKDLIIKNFCKYDRNIPVCDNDLYSELQDYVGKLAILRKCCPWNSALHECDQYILSQKMSRKIYSVSNANTHPTDSAIENRRKADLLSFQDSRSLELICKKNETVKDFERDKAEFVRVTRKRGGPCLAVRDWDFPKDKRYLKISITGKHFSCPEECPECYFAICPSRFIMKVNDFTLKYTCVECHLPIFFVFEPDEEKYKKRKRVK